The following proteins are encoded in a genomic region of Propionispora hippei DSM 15287:
- a CDS encoding GNAT family N-acetyltransferase, with amino-acid sequence MSFKEAFKSFPLIELERLRLRFMHPSDAERYLGWFSAKEVQQFLNGLACPKDIEEARRFIENMNGRYFKSKLTICWGIALKESDELVGRIELCRFVRQSMAEVAYSLSKDHWNNGYMTEALQGAAKFGFQKMGLHRIQATVVPENIASVKVLCKAGFSKEGLLRQYNYGNEFRDTFMMSMLKEEIPE; translated from the coding sequence ATGTCATTTAAAGAGGCATTTAAATCTTTCCCACTTATTGAACTGGAAAGGTTGAGATTACGGTTCATGCATCCAAGTGATGCAGAAAGATACTTAGGATGGTTTTCAGCGAAAGAAGTGCAGCAGTTTTTAAACGGACTGGCATGTCCAAAAGATATAGAAGAAGCCAGACGGTTTATAGAAAATATGAACGGAAGATATTTTAAAAGTAAGCTTACCATTTGTTGGGGTATTGCTTTGAAAGAAAGCGATGAATTAGTAGGAAGAATTGAACTATGTAGATTTGTTCGTCAGTCAATGGCAGAGGTTGCCTATTCGCTCTCCAAAGATCATTGGAATAACGGGTATATGACAGAGGCTTTGCAGGGAGCTGCAAAATTCGGATTTCAAAAGATGGGATTACATAGGATACAGGCTACCGTAGTTCCTGAAAATATCGCATCAGTTAAGGTATTATGCAAAGCAGGGTTTTCTAAGGAGGGGTTACTTCGGCAATATAATTATGGAAACGAGTTTAGAGATACATTCATGATGTCCATGTTGAAAGAAGAAATACCAGAATAA